A genomic segment from Modestobacter roseus encodes:
- a CDS encoding AMIN-like domain-containing (lipo)protein: MTLVDVRLGTHEAFDRIVFELAGGGLAGWEVGYTDSPLSQGSGQPVEVPGEATLGITLTTIALPGDAPAGVQPWNGPARLRVPGTGVLDALVRDTVLDGWATFFAGLDERRPFAVGLLSDPQRIVVDLVAEQRSGVVPLGQRCESPAGFAVSYPEGWAVNDGDIAPPCTRFAPDPFTVPAGTDARVGAVTASVEPAAVDQVAAPDPQRDLQRSETTVDGRPAVRVERESRGRGLWPAGTRWTGYVVGLPDGEDGPRTLVVDTVELPQFDYARNVEVLDRMVETLEVTAGD, translated from the coding sequence GTGACCCTGGTCGACGTGCGGCTGGGCACCCACGAGGCCTTCGACCGGATCGTGTTCGAACTCGCCGGGGGTGGGCTGGCCGGCTGGGAGGTCGGCTACACCGACAGCCCTCTGTCGCAGGGGTCGGGACAGCCGGTCGAGGTGCCCGGCGAGGCGACCCTCGGCATCACCCTCACCACCATCGCGCTGCCCGGTGACGCACCGGCTGGGGTGCAGCCGTGGAACGGGCCGGCGCGGCTGCGGGTCCCGGGCACCGGCGTCCTGGACGCCCTGGTCCGCGACACCGTGCTGGACGGGTGGGCCACCTTCTTCGCCGGCCTCGACGAGCGGCGGCCGTTCGCGGTCGGCCTCCTGAGCGACCCGCAGCGGATCGTCGTGGACCTCGTCGCCGAGCAGCGGTCCGGCGTCGTCCCGCTGGGCCAGCGGTGCGAGAGCCCGGCCGGGTTCGCGGTCAGCTACCCCGAGGGCTGGGCGGTGAACGACGGGGACATCGCGCCGCCGTGCACCCGCTTCGCACCCGACCCGTTCACGGTGCCGGCGGGAACGGACGCCCGCGTGGGTGCGGTCACCGCATCGGTCGAGCCGGCGGCCGTGGACCAGGTCGCCGCGCCCGACCCGCAACGGGACCTGCAGCGCAGCGAGACCACCGTCGACGGCCGGCCCGCGGTGCGCGTGGAGCGCGAGAGCCGGGGCCGCGGCCTGTGGCCGGCGGGCACCCGCTGGACCGGCTACGTCGTCGGCCTGCCCGACGGGGAGGACGGGCCGCGCACGCTGGTGGTCGACACCGTGGAGCTCCCGCAGTTCGACTACGCCCGCAACGTCGAGGTGCTGGACCGGATGGTCGAGACGCTGGAGGTCACCGCGGGCGACTGA
- a CDS encoding PIG-L deacetylase family protein — protein sequence MAVPFPDDWQRALVVAAHPDDIEYGPAAAVAVWTAAGKEVRYLLATRGEAGIAGLAPAEAGPLREEEERRSAAVVGVPVVEFLDHADGVLVADLGLRRDLAAAIRRHRPDLVVTMHGGDTWTSPEVTPGALNSADHRALTRSVLDAVADAGNEWIFPDVTETPWSGVQYVAVHAVGYPPPHVVDVTAGVEPAVASLTEHRRYLEALSDDPVEEQARRQVDMSTLTEDGDRQVGFRLYWG from the coding sequence ATGGCCGTTCCGTTCCCCGACGACTGGCAGCGCGCCCTCGTCGTCGCCGCCCACCCCGACGACATCGAGTACGGCCCCGCCGCGGCCGTCGCGGTCTGGACCGCCGCGGGCAAGGAGGTCCGCTACCTGCTGGCCACCCGGGGTGAGGCCGGCATCGCCGGGCTCGCGCCCGCGGAGGCCGGGCCGCTGCGCGAGGAGGAGGAGCGCCGGTCCGCGGCGGTCGTCGGCGTCCCGGTGGTGGAGTTCCTCGACCACGCCGACGGCGTGCTCGTGGCCGACCTGGGGCTGCGGCGGGACCTCGCCGCCGCGATCCGCCGGCACCGGCCGGACCTGGTGGTGACCATGCACGGCGGGGACACCTGGACCTCGCCGGAGGTGACGCCCGGCGCGCTGAACTCCGCCGACCACCGGGCGCTCACCCGCTCGGTCCTCGACGCGGTCGCCGACGCCGGCAACGAGTGGATCTTCCCCGACGTCACCGAGACCCCGTGGTCGGGCGTGCAGTACGTCGCGGTGCACGCGGTCGGGTACCCGCCGCCGCACGTCGTCGACGTCACCGCCGGGGTCGAGCCCGCCGTCGCCTCGCTCACCGAGCACCGCCGGTACCTGGAGGCGCTGTCGGACGACCCGGTCGAGGAGCAGGCCCGCCGCCAGGTCGACATGTCCACGCTCACCGAGGACGGCGACCGGCAGGTGGGCTTCCGGCTCTACTGGGGCTGA
- a CDS encoding SLC13 family permease — MAAWAVVPAGVFLTGTLVAAAADHRRVPPAAVAVPGALLVVAGALPVPAAVDRLREVAPTAGFLVVVLLLAALADREGLFRWAAAVTARRAGRSAGGLLWRVTLLATAVTAVLSLDATVVLLTPVVVATAARMRVPVAPHGMVVGHLANSASLLLPVSNLTNLLAVAATGLSFVHFTGLMALPQLAAVAVEYGLLRWLFRRDLRAVAGAPSPDGPAVPRLALAVVGLTVAGFVAASLADLPPVLPAVAGVLVLAVRQLATRRTRPAELLVAANLPFALFVLGLAVIVAALQRAGLGSLLTALLPGGASLSALLAAAGLAALLANLVNNLPATLALVPVAAAAGTPTVLAVLIGLNVGPNLTYAGSLANLLWRRVLGEHAPAAARFSSVGLVTVPLTLAAATAALWLALQI, encoded by the coding sequence GTGGCCGCCTGGGCCGTCGTGCCCGCCGGGGTGTTCCTCACCGGCACGTTGGTGGCCGCGGCCGCCGACCACCGCCGGGTGCCACCGGCTGCGGTCGCCGTCCCCGGTGCCCTGCTGGTGGTGGCCGGCGCGCTCCCGGTCCCGGCCGCGGTCGACCGGCTCCGGGAGGTGGCGCCCACCGCAGGGTTCCTGGTGGTGGTGCTGCTGCTGGCCGCGCTCGCCGATCGGGAGGGGCTCTTCCGCTGGGCTGCCGCGGTCACCGCCCGACGGGCCGGGCGCTCGGCCGGCGGCCTGCTCTGGCGGGTCACGCTGCTGGCCACGGCGGTCACCGCCGTGCTCAGCCTGGACGCCACCGTGGTGCTGCTGACCCCGGTCGTCGTGGCCACCGCGGCACGGATGCGGGTACCGGTGGCGCCGCACGGCATGGTCGTGGGGCACCTGGCCAACTCGGCGTCGCTGCTGCTGCCGGTCTCCAACCTGACCAACCTGCTCGCCGTCGCGGCCACCGGGTTGTCGTTCGTGCACTTCACCGGGCTCATGGCCCTCCCCCAGCTGGCGGCCGTCGCGGTCGAGTACGGCCTGCTGCGGTGGCTGTTCCGCCGGGACCTGCGGGCCGTGGCCGGCGCACCGTCACCGGACGGCCCGGCGGTGCCGCGGCTGGCGCTCGCCGTCGTCGGGCTGACCGTGGCCGGGTTCGTCGCGGCGTCGCTGGCGGACCTGCCGCCGGTGCTCCCCGCGGTGGCCGGCGTCCTGGTGCTCGCCGTCCGGCAGCTGGCCACCCGGCGGACCCGCCCGGCGGAGCTCCTGGTGGCGGCCAACCTGCCGTTCGCGCTGTTCGTGCTGGGCCTGGCCGTGATCGTGGCCGCGCTGCAGCGGGCCGGGCTCGGCTCGCTGCTCACCGCGCTGCTGCCCGGCGGGGCGAGCCTGTCGGCGCTGCTGGCCGCGGCGGGGCTCGCGGCACTGCTGGCGAACCTGGTCAACAACCTGCCGGCGACACTGGCCCTGGTGCCGGTCGCGGCCGCCGCCGGCACCCCCACCGTGCTGGCGGTGCTGATCGGGTTGAACGTCGGCCCGAACCTGACCTACGCCGGTTCTCTGGCGAACCTGCTGTGGCGGCGGGTGCTGGGCGAGCACGCGCCGGCGGCCGCCCGGTTCAGCTCGGTCGGGCTGGTGACGGTGCCGCTGACCCTCGCCGCCGCCACGGCCGCACTCTGGCTGGCGCTGCAGATCTGA
- a CDS encoding YkvA family protein, with protein MSGWWTALGTALAVVLLSWGVLVLLARRLPPGTARELARFLPACVTTVRVLRRHPAVPGRAKVALVVAGLWVLSPIDLIPEFLPVIGPLDDVVVVALALRYAARRVPRDVLLGAWPGDRRIIERLLGPVGRLTHPP; from the coding sequence ATGAGCGGCTGGTGGACGGCGCTGGGCACCGCTCTGGCGGTGGTGCTGCTGAGCTGGGGCGTGCTGGTGCTGCTCGCCCGGCGGCTCCCGCCGGGCACCGCCCGCGAGCTGGCCCGCTTCCTGCCCGCCTGCGTCACCACCGTCCGCGTGCTGCGGCGGCACCCGGCGGTGCCCGGCCGGGCGAAGGTCGCGCTGGTCGTCGCCGGGCTGTGGGTGCTCTCGCCGATCGACCTGATCCCGGAGTTCCTGCCGGTGATCGGCCCGCTGGACGACGTCGTCGTGGTGGCGCTGGCGTTGCGCTACGCCGCCCGCCGGGTCCCCCGCGACGTCCTGCTGGGCGCCTGGCCGGGGGACCGGCGGATCATCGAGCGGCTGCTCGGCCCGGTGGGCCGGCTGACCCACCCGCCGTGA
- a CDS encoding bifunctional RNase H/acid phosphatase, whose protein sequence is MTSRKLIIEADGGSRGNPGPAGYGALVRDAETGRVLAERAESVGRATNNVAEYGGLVAGLQAALDLDPTASVEVRMDSKLVVEQMSGRWKIKHPDMQKLAVQARDIARQLGPVRYTWVPRAQNGAADALANSAMDGKPVRRDLAAEPVVVEDDVQPAEAVLDPPSTTPTVTTVTHLLRHGRTEHTPERRYSGSSDLPLSQLGRADAEAAARHLAGRGIDVIVSSPLQRTRQTAEAAAAVLGVPVEVDTDLRELDFGAWEGLTADEARQKSPLAYRRWSGATDVRPPGGESIADVSARVARARARILERHAGKTVLLVSHVTPIKLLLAAGLGVGDEIVHRVFLEAASLSTVTWASDGRTTVRLVNDTSHLS, encoded by the coding sequence GTGACCTCGCGCAAGCTGATCATCGAGGCGGACGGCGGGTCGCGGGGCAACCCGGGGCCGGCCGGCTACGGCGCCCTCGTCCGCGACGCCGAGACCGGTCGGGTGCTCGCCGAGCGCGCCGAGTCGGTCGGGCGTGCCACCAACAACGTGGCCGAGTACGGGGGCCTGGTCGCCGGGCTGCAGGCCGCCCTCGACCTCGACCCGACGGCGAGCGTCGAGGTCCGGATGGACTCCAAGCTGGTCGTCGAGCAGATGTCCGGGCGCTGGAAGATCAAGCACCCGGACATGCAGAAGCTTGCCGTCCAGGCCCGGGACATCGCCCGCCAGCTGGGCCCGGTCCGCTACACCTGGGTGCCGCGGGCGCAGAACGGCGCCGCCGACGCGCTGGCCAACAGCGCGATGGACGGCAAGCCGGTGCGCCGCGACCTGGCCGCGGAGCCGGTGGTCGTCGAGGACGACGTGCAGCCGGCCGAAGCTGTCCTCGACCCGCCCTCGACCACCCCAACCGTCACGACGGTCACCCACCTGCTGCGGCACGGGCGCACCGAGCACACCCCGGAACGTCGTTACAGCGGCAGCAGCGACCTGCCGTTGTCCCAGCTCGGACGCGCGGACGCCGAGGCCGCGGCCCGCCACCTCGCCGGCCGGGGCATCGACGTCATCGTCAGCTCACCGCTGCAGCGCACCCGGCAGACCGCCGAGGCCGCCGCCGCGGTGCTGGGCGTCCCGGTGGAGGTCGACACCGACCTGCGCGAGCTGGACTTCGGCGCCTGGGAGGGGCTGACCGCCGACGAGGCGCGCCAGAAGAGCCCGCTGGCCTACCGCCGCTGGTCCGGCGCCACCGACGTCCGCCCGCCCGGCGGGGAGTCGATCGCCGACGTCTCCGCGCGGGTCGCCCGGGCGCGCGCCCGCATCCTCGAGCGGCACGCCGGGAAGACGGTGCTGCTGGTCAGCCACGTCACCCCGATCAAGCTGCTGCTGGCCGCCGGGCTGGGCGTGGGCGACGAGATCGTGCACCGGGTGTTCCTCGAGGCCGCGTCGCTCTCGACGGTCACCTGGGCCTCCGACGGCCGCACGACGGTGCGGCTGGTCAACGACACCAGCCACCTGAGCTGA
- the nadA gene encoding quinolinate synthase NadA yields MTLTTPDRTGLTGDRSMSPAEYGAWAAEVRRLADERGAVVLAHNYQVPEIQDVAHFTGDSLYLSRVAAETDAREIVFCGVHFMAETAKILSPEKTVLLPDHAAGCSLADSITAAQLREWKAEHPGAVVVSYVNTTAAVKAETDICCTSSNAADVVRSIPADTEILFCPDQFLGAHVKRVTGRENIRIWAGECHVHAGISPSDVRAQIAAHPDAEVLVHPECGCTTSVLDLVSHGDLPADRTRVLSTGGMVDAAAATRAPQVLVATELGILHQLRAVNSGTEFLPMNDQAACRYMKMITPAKLLHTLRTGEGAVDVGPDVAARARRAVEAMVAIGEPGRGGE; encoded by the coding sequence GTGACCCTGACCACCCCTGACCGCACCGGCCTGACCGGCGACCGCAGCATGTCCCCGGCCGAGTACGGGGCGTGGGCCGCCGAGGTGCGCCGGCTGGCCGACGAGCGCGGCGCCGTCGTCCTGGCGCACAACTACCAGGTGCCCGAGATCCAGGACGTCGCCCACTTCACCGGCGACTCGCTCTACCTGTCCCGGGTGGCGGCCGAGACCGACGCCCGGGAGATCGTCTTCTGCGGCGTCCACTTCATGGCCGAGACGGCGAAGATCCTCTCGCCGGAGAAGACCGTGCTGCTGCCCGACCACGCGGCCGGCTGCTCGCTGGCCGACTCGATCACCGCCGCGCAGCTGCGCGAGTGGAAGGCCGAGCACCCGGGCGCCGTCGTCGTCAGCTACGTGAACACCACGGCGGCGGTGAAGGCCGAGACCGACATCTGCTGCACCAGCTCCAACGCCGCCGACGTCGTCCGCTCGATCCCGGCCGACACCGAGATCCTGTTCTGCCCCGACCAGTTCCTCGGCGCGCACGTCAAGCGGGTCACCGGGCGCGAGAACATCCGCATCTGGGCGGGGGAGTGCCACGTGCACGCCGGCATCAGCCCCAGCGACGTCCGCGCGCAGATCGCTGCCCACCCCGACGCGGAGGTGCTGGTGCACCCCGAGTGCGGCTGCACCACCTCCGTCCTCGACCTGGTCAGCCACGGTGACCTGCCCGCCGACCGCACCCGGGTGCTCTCCACCGGCGGCATGGTCGACGCCGCGGCCGCCACCCGCGCCCCGCAGGTGCTGGTCGCCACCGAGCTCGGCATCCTGCATCAGCTGCGCGCGGTCAACAGCGGCACGGAGTTCCTGCCGATGAACGACCAGGCGGCCTGCCGCTACATGAAGATGATCACCCCGGCCAAGCTGCTGCACACGCTGCGCACCGGCGAGGGTGCGGTCGACGTCGGCCCCGACGTCGCCGCCCGCGCCCGCCGCGCAGTGGAGGCGATGGTCGCCATCGGCGAGCCCGGCCGCGGCGGCGAGTGA
- a CDS encoding DoxX family protein, with translation MREQTRALVMAAGMTGTGVFHLVRPQVYDWMIPPELGPARPWVIGSGVVELATAALLALPATRRAGGWAAVGLLVGVLPAHAQTLRATRRHPAKLAVAAARIPFQVPMVQAALRVARGR, from the coding sequence ATGCGGGAGCAGACACGCGCGCTGGTGATGGCGGCCGGGATGACCGGCACCGGGGTGTTCCACCTGGTACGGCCACAGGTCTACGACTGGATGATCCCGCCCGAGCTGGGCCCGGCGCGGCCGTGGGTGATCGGCAGCGGCGTGGTCGAGCTGGCCACCGCGGCGCTGCTGGCGCTGCCGGCCACGCGCCGCGCCGGGGGGTGGGCTGCGGTCGGGCTGCTCGTCGGCGTGCTGCCGGCGCACGCCCAGACGCTGCGGGCCACTCGTCGGCACCCGGCGAAGCTGGCGGTCGCCGCCGCGCGGATCCCCTTCCAGGTGCCGATGGTCCAGGCCGCGCTGCGGGTGGCCCGCGGCCGCTGA
- a CDS encoding Vms1/Ankzf1 family peptidyl-tRNA hydrolase produces MDVSFLEPVFAAPGPYATVCVDVTHTTENADAEVELRVRAACEQLGGQGAPEEVVEAVRSRLLQVNEGGQLATLRGRALIVAGDGRIVLDEVLADAPREPLADWSPNPSLLPVLRQLAGRVPHVVVVADRVGADVSVATLAGHPTDEDEVDGDTFHMRKVKVGGWAHNTYMHTAENQWEENAGRVAAEVDTLVKQYKAQFVLLAGDVRAKQLITDKATKEVSDVLVSMDGGGRAAGADREPIEQRAVELVAENEAHEQSGAVERVQAASAHGLAVTGTALVVEALRKAQVEELVLADDITGEGDLLVGPEPLQLGVGADELRTLGVDGAESVPADRALLRAAIGSSARVVVVPRTAMPGDTPVAAVLRYTDDSTPS; encoded by the coding sequence ATGGACGTGTCCTTCCTGGAGCCGGTGTTCGCCGCCCCGGGCCCGTACGCCACCGTCTGCGTGGACGTCACCCACACGACCGAGAACGCCGATGCCGAGGTGGAGCTCCGGGTCCGCGCCGCCTGCGAGCAGCTGGGCGGGCAGGGGGCGCCCGAGGAGGTCGTCGAGGCCGTCCGCAGCCGCCTGCTGCAGGTGAACGAGGGTGGCCAGCTGGCCACCCTGCGGGGCCGGGCGCTGATCGTGGCCGGCGACGGCCGCATCGTGCTCGACGAGGTGCTGGCCGACGCCCCCCGCGAGCCGCTCGCCGACTGGTCGCCGAACCCGTCGCTGCTGCCGGTGCTGCGGCAGCTCGCCGGGCGCGTGCCGCACGTGGTCGTCGTCGCCGACCGGGTCGGCGCCGACGTCTCCGTCGCCACCCTTGCCGGGCACCCCACCGACGAGGACGAGGTCGACGGCGACACCTTCCACATGCGCAAGGTCAAGGTCGGCGGCTGGGCGCACAACACCTACATGCACACCGCCGAGAACCAGTGGGAGGAGAACGCCGGCCGGGTGGCCGCCGAGGTCGACACCCTGGTCAAGCAGTACAAGGCGCAGTTCGTGCTGCTCGCCGGCGACGTGCGGGCCAAGCAGCTCATCACCGACAAGGCCACCAAGGAGGTCTCCGACGTCCTCGTGTCGATGGACGGCGGCGGCCGTGCCGCAGGGGCGGACCGCGAGCCGATCGAGCAGCGCGCCGTCGAGCTGGTCGCGGAGAACGAGGCGCACGAGCAGTCCGGCGCCGTCGAGCGGGTCCAGGCGGCCAGTGCCCACGGCCTCGCGGTGACCGGGACGGCGCTGGTGGTCGAGGCGCTGCGCAAGGCCCAGGTCGAGGAGCTGGTGCTGGCCGACGACATCACCGGTGAAGGCGACCTGCTGGTCGGCCCCGAGCCGCTCCAGCTGGGCGTCGGCGCCGACGAGCTGCGCACCCTCGGCGTCGACGGCGCGGAGTCCGTGCCCGCCGACCGGGCGCTGCTGCGGGCGGCGATCGGCAGCAGCGCGCGGGTGGTCGTCGTCCCGCGGACGGCGATGCCCGGCGACACCCCGGTGGCCGCCGTCCTGCGCTACACGGACGACTCCACCCCCAGCTGA
- a CDS encoding putative bifunctional diguanylate cyclase/phosphodiesterase — protein sequence MPDRHRVPLVDAAGRRSGALLALLCAVQVVVALSLGATHPALLLGVAAVVQLTLAVLLLRRSRRGPDERSLWLRLALGHMLVAGAAPVAAVLATAGAGATTAALPLVLAHVAAFPLVYGGMVLWNRDASNVADPSDTLLGVAAVLAAVAVTDTVLGRVSSVLSTEPWWQLQPVLVLVAAGLVLVGTATTVPFISGMHRDPRSRWLLAAVTAELVAGSAVATGHPEGWAVAAVGVACTAVAALMRPASIPRTRTDPATTTIGAFVVLSVSTVVLVIAAVGWPTPAAAWAAGVAAAGAGVRLLLNVRDLAQLTVSQHEALTDELTGLANRRAVLRRLDELAAADRPVLFALLDLDKFKEVNDGLGHSAGDDLLRQVGLRLRAAVASAELVGRLGGDEFAVVTTTGGPATADRAAALGRLLRATLAAPFPVGGMAVHVNASVGVTWCSPGAAGSPRTARSALLRQADAAMYDAKHTGDGFVVHDRDRHADSSGHLALVEELRTALSRGELVLHHQPQVDVTTGRAVGVESLLRWQHPQRGLLGPAEFLPLAEVHGLMGAVTDEVLRQAVAQAAAWHRAGRELRVSVNLSASNLLDTALPDRVAALLRAHDVPPAALVLEVTETVLMSDAERSLAVVRALADLGATVSIDDFGTGWASLTYLRQLPVGELKLDRTFTAELLTDPRVASIVAGTVDLAHRLGLRVVAEGVEDLATLGHLRVLQCDESQGYLHSPALPADELEEWLRVRGALVRAHS from the coding sequence ATGCCCGACCGCCACCGCGTGCCGCTCGTGGACGCGGCCGGCCGACGGTCGGGCGCGCTTCTGGCGCTGCTGTGCGCCGTGCAGGTCGTCGTCGCCCTGTCGCTCGGCGCGACCCACCCGGCCCTCCTGCTCGGCGTCGCCGCGGTGGTGCAGCTCACCCTCGCCGTGCTGCTGCTGCGCCGCTCCCGCCGGGGCCCGGACGAGCGGTCCCTCTGGCTGCGGCTGGCCCTGGGCCACATGCTGGTGGCCGGCGCTGCGCCGGTCGCGGCGGTGCTCGCGACGGCGGGGGCCGGGGCCACCACCGCGGCGCTCCCGCTGGTGCTGGCGCACGTGGCCGCGTTCCCGCTGGTCTACGGCGGCATGGTGCTGTGGAACCGGGACGCCAGCAACGTCGCCGACCCCAGCGACACCCTGCTGGGCGTCGCCGCCGTGCTCGCCGCCGTCGCCGTCACCGACACCGTCCTCGGCCGGGTCAGCAGCGTCCTGAGCACCGAGCCCTGGTGGCAGCTGCAGCCGGTGCTCGTGCTGGTCGCCGCGGGCCTGGTGCTGGTGGGCACGGCGACGACGGTCCCCTTCATCTCCGGCATGCACCGCGACCCCCGGTCCCGGTGGCTGCTGGCGGCGGTGACCGCCGAGCTCGTGGCCGGCAGCGCCGTCGCCACCGGGCACCCCGAGGGGTGGGCGGTGGCCGCGGTCGGCGTCGCCTGCACCGCGGTGGCCGCGTTGATGCGCCCCGCGTCGATCCCCCGGACCCGCACCGACCCGGCGACCACGACCATCGGCGCCTTCGTGGTGCTCAGCGTCTCCACCGTCGTGCTCGTCATCGCCGCCGTGGGGTGGCCGACGCCGGCCGCCGCCTGGGCCGCGGGAGTCGCCGCGGCCGGCGCCGGTGTCCGGCTGCTGCTGAACGTGCGCGACCTGGCCCAGCTCACGGTCAGCCAGCACGAGGCGCTGACCGACGAGCTCACCGGGCTGGCCAACCGCCGGGCCGTGCTCCGGCGCCTGGACGAGCTCGCGGCCGCCGATCGGCCGGTGCTGTTCGCCCTGCTCGACCTGGACAAGTTCAAGGAGGTCAACGACGGCCTCGGGCACTCCGCCGGCGACGACCTGCTGCGGCAGGTCGGCCTCCGGCTGCGCGCGGCGGTGGCCTCGGCGGAGCTCGTCGGCCGGCTGGGCGGGGACGAGTTCGCCGTGGTCACCACGACCGGTGGCCCGGCGACGGCCGACCGCGCGGCGGCGCTCGGACGCCTGCTGCGCGCGACGCTCGCCGCACCGTTCCCGGTCGGGGGCATGGCGGTGCACGTCAACGCGAGCGTGGGCGTCACCTGGTGCTCCCCCGGCGCCGCCGGCAGCCCCCGCACCGCGCGGTCGGCGCTGCTGCGGCAGGCCGACGCCGCGATGTACGACGCCAAGCACACCGGCGACGGCTTCGTCGTCCACGACCGGGACCGGCACGCGGACAGCAGCGGGCACCTCGCCCTCGTCGAGGAGCTGCGCACGGCGCTGAGCCGGGGCGAGCTGGTGCTGCACCACCAGCCGCAGGTCGACGTCACCACCGGCCGCGCGGTGGGCGTGGAGTCACTGCTGCGGTGGCAGCACCCGCAGCGCGGCCTCCTCGGACCGGCCGAGTTCCTGCCGCTGGCCGAGGTGCACGGCCTGATGGGCGCGGTCACCGACGAGGTGCTCCGGCAGGCCGTCGCGCAGGCCGCTGCCTGGCACCGGGCCGGGCGCGAGCTGCGCGTGTCGGTGAACCTGTCGGCGAGCAACCTGCTGGACACCGCGCTGCCCGACCGGGTGGCCGCCCTGCTGCGGGCGCACGACGTCCCACCCGCGGCACTGGTGCTCGAGGTGACCGAGACGGTGCTGATGAGCGACGCCGAGCGCAGCCTCGCGGTGGTGCGGGCGCTCGCCGACCTGGGCGCCACCGTCAGCATCGACGACTTCGGCACCGGCTGGGCGTCGCTGACCTACCTCCGCCAGCTACCGGTCGGAGAGCTCAAGCTGGACCGGACCTTCACCGCCGAGCTGCTCACCGACCCCCGGGTCGCCTCGATCGTCGCCGGCACCGTCGACCTCGCACACCGGCTGGGCCTGCGGGTGGTCGCCGAGGGGGTCGAGGACCTGGCCACGCTGGGCCACCTGCGCGTGCTGCAGTGCGACGAGAGCCAGGGGTACCTGCACTCCCCGGCGCTGCCCGCCGACGAGCTGGAGGAGTGGTTGCGCGTGCGCGGCGCCCTGGTCCGCGCGCACAGCTGA
- a CDS encoding sulfite exporter TauE/SafE family protein, with protein sequence MSAVDLLIAAGVALLAGGINSIAGGGSLILFPVLVALGLGTVAANVTNSIAQWPGYIGGVLGFRREYAGQRRRLIAFAVVAVLGGTVGSILLLTLPSEAFDTIVPVLVLLASLLLAAQPLVTTRLKRRETDRRTGDPAWLYVALFLATVYGGYFGGALGVILVGVLGLGLGRLKLANAMKSAIATVTATVTVVVFGLFGPVSWAYVAVCAPASLVGGFLGAKVATRIPTTPLRVLIVVFGVAVSIYLFLRG encoded by the coding sequence GTGTCCGCCGTCGACCTGCTCATCGCCGCCGGGGTCGCCCTCCTCGCCGGTGGCATCAACTCCATCGCCGGCGGCGGGTCGCTGATCCTCTTCCCGGTGCTGGTCGCCCTGGGCCTGGGCACGGTCGCGGCCAACGTGACCAACTCGATCGCCCAGTGGCCCGGCTACATCGGCGGGGTGCTGGGCTTCCGCCGCGAGTACGCCGGGCAGCGGCGCCGGCTGATCGCGTTCGCCGTCGTCGCGGTGCTCGGCGGCACGGTCGGCTCGATCCTGCTGCTGACGCTGCCGTCGGAGGCCTTCGACACGATCGTCCCGGTGCTCGTGCTGCTGGCCAGCCTGCTGCTGGCCGCCCAGCCCCTGGTGACCACCCGGCTCAAGCGGCGGGAGACCGACCGGCGCACCGGTGACCCCGCGTGGCTCTACGTCGCGCTCTTCCTGGCCACCGTCTACGGCGGCTACTTCGGCGGCGCGCTGGGCGTGATCCTGGTCGGGGTGCTGGGGCTCGGCCTGGGCCGGCTGAAGCTCGCCAACGCGATGAAGAGCGCGATCGCCACGGTCACCGCCACGGTCACCGTCGTCGTCTTCGGGCTCTTCGGCCCGGTCTCCTGGGCCTACGTCGCGGTGTGCGCGCCGGCCAGCCTGGTCGGCGGGTTCCTCGGGGCGAAGGTCGCCACCCGCATCCCGACGACCCCGCTGCGGGTGCTCATCGTCGTCTTCGGCGTGGCCGTCTCGATCTACCTGTTCCTCCGCGGCTGA